The Methanocaldococcus jannaschii DSM 2661 genome has a segment encoding these proteins:
- a CDS encoding 6-carboxyhexanoate--CoA ligase, translated as MYSIKMRASKNGKHISGAERIVNKDEIEETVKELVRRALTHENGTPDFINIKIEEIKEEITYINHLPIKTIHCKDKEEARETAKKILRNEGIPDSVIDYAYEIIDKGGMRGAAILNLKGERLEPDKERGVRVKNIDTTKELKEKILKENLGTERTVDAIAIASKVIHLGVIAELCTSDNKSYTTGYVATKKGYFRITNLKKEGESGGRVFFVKDDVDIEDLINKLENKPFIIK; from the coding sequence ATGTATAGTATAAAGATGAGGGCATCGAAGAATGGAAAACACATCTCTGGAGCTGAGAGAATTGTAAATAAAGATGAGATTGAAGAGACTGTTAAGGAGCTTGTAAGAAGGGCTTTAACTCATGAAAATGGAACTCCAGACTTTATAAATATAAAGATTGAAGAGATTAAAGAAGAGATAACATACATTAACCACTTGCCAATAAAAACAATACACTGTAAAGATAAAGAAGAGGCAAGAGAAACGGCAAAGAAAATATTAAGAAATGAAGGCATCCCAGATAGCGTTATAGATTATGCTTATGAGATTATTGATAAAGGGGGAATGAGAGGAGCAGCAATTTTAAATTTAAAGGGAGAGAGGTTAGAGCCAGATAAGGAGAGAGGAGTTAGAGTTAAAAACATAGATACAACAAAGGAATTGAAAGAGAAGATTTTAAAAGAAAATTTAGGGACAGAAAGAACTGTCGATGCCATTGCCATAGCATCTAAGGTTATTCATTTGGGAGTTATTGCAGAACTCTGCACATCGGATAATAAAAGCTACACAACTGGCTATGTAGCAACTAAAAAGGGATACTTTAGAATTACAAATTTAAAAAAAGAGGGAGAAAGTGGAGGAAGGGTATTTTTTGTTAAAGATGATGTTGATATAGAGGATTTAATCAACAAATTAGAAAACAAACCATTTATTATAAAATAA
- the bioF gene encoding 8-amino-7-oxononanoate synthase → MFREKLRREIEIIKNNGLYRFLRKKDDGVLDFSSNDYLCLSKHPEVIEAVKEGLKYGAGSTGSRLTSGNINHQRLEEKIAEFKETERTLVYSSGYATNVGVISALCKKGDLILSDKLNHASIIDGCKLSKADVLIYNHCDVEHLTNLIEENWGKYNNLFIVTDGVFSMDGDIAPLRDLKKIADEFNAILIIDDAHGTGVLGDGRGTLKHFNLKPSDNIVQIGTLSKAIGGLGGFVCGIEEVVEYLINTSRSFIFSTALPPHVVEGCIKAFEIIEKTDIVKKLQKNIKIANKVFKKYEFIKEDNLTPIYPFIFKEKTMEIAEHLIKNNIFCVGIRYPTVPKGLERIRVSINVGHEKEDFELLCERIKEVYSSD, encoded by the coding sequence ATGTTTAGGGAGAAATTAAGAAGAGAGATTGAAATTATAAAGAACAACGGATTATATAGATTTTTAAGGAAAAAAGATGATGGAGTTTTAGATTTCTCTTCAAATGATTATCTATGCCTATCAAAGCATCCAGAGGTTATTGAAGCAGTTAAAGAAGGGCTAAAATATGGGGCTGGTTCAACCGGCTCAAGATTAACTTCTGGAAATATAAACCATCAAAGATTGGAGGAGAAGATAGCTGAATTTAAAGAGACGGAGAGGACTTTAGTTTATTCATCCGGCTATGCAACGAATGTTGGAGTTATCTCTGCATTGTGCAAAAAAGGAGATTTAATTTTGAGTGATAAGCTTAATCATGCCTCTATCATTGATGGTTGCAAGTTGAGTAAAGCAGATGTTTTAATTTACAATCATTGCGATGTTGAGCATTTAACCAACTTAATTGAAGAGAATTGGGGGAAATATAACAACCTCTTTATTGTAACTGATGGAGTTTTTAGTATGGATGGGGATATAGCTCCTTTGAGGGATTTAAAGAAGATAGCTGATGAATTTAATGCCATTTTAATTATTGATGACGCACACGGCACTGGAGTTTTAGGAGATGGGAGAGGAACATTAAAGCACTTTAATTTAAAACCTTCTGACAACATAGTGCAAATTGGAACTTTATCTAAAGCAATTGGTGGTTTAGGAGGCTTTGTCTGTGGAATTGAGGAGGTTGTAGAGTATTTAATAAACACTTCGAGGAGTTTTATATTCTCAACTGCTCTACCTCCTCATGTAGTTGAGGGTTGCATTAAGGCCTTTGAGATTATTGAAAAAACAGATATAGTTAAAAAGCTTCAAAAAAACATAAAAATAGCAAATAAAGTTTTTAAAAAATATGAATTTATTAAAGAAGATAACTTAACTCCAATCTATCCATTTATTTTTAAAGAAAAAACCATGGAAATAGCAGAACATTTAATAAAAAATAATATCTTTTGTGTAGGAATTAGATATCCAACTGTTCCTAAGGGATTGGAGAGGATAAGGGTTAGCATAAATGTTGGGCATGAAAAAGAGGATTTTGAACTGTTGTGTGAGAGGATTAAAGAGGTTTATAGTAGTGACTGA
- the bioD gene encoding dethiobiotin synthase produces the protein MIFITGTDTGIGKTYVSSILAENLKKMGINVGYLKPVETGGREDTLTLKNILNTDDDLDLMNPINLKLPLSPNIAFDVENSPLTLDEIKEKIKNAYETLKEKYDFLIVEGAGGVCVPIKEDFLMSDLIKFLGLDAVVVSRPNLGTINHTLLTVEHLRNKGINVRGVIINCITDLSEVLYYEKTFETIEKVGNIEIIGIVKSREDFEIDFEKILR, from the coding sequence ATGATATTTATAACTGGAACAGACACTGGTATAGGGAAAACTTACGTTTCATCAATTTTAGCAGAGAATTTGAAAAAAATGGGCATTAACGTTGGATATTTAAAGCCGGTTGAGACAGGAGGGAGAGAAGACACTCTAACTTTAAAAAATATTTTAAATACAGATGATGATTTGGATTTAATGAATCCTATTAATTTAAAACTTCCCCTATCTCCAAATATTGCGTTTGACGTTGAAAACTCCCCTTTAACTTTGGATGAGATAAAAGAGAAAATAAAAAATGCTTATGAAACTTTAAAAGAAAAATATGATTTTTTGATTGTTGAAGGAGCTGGAGGAGTTTGCGTTCCAATAAAAGAAGATTTTTTAATGAGTGATTTGATTAAGTTTTTAGGATTAGATGCAGTTGTTGTTTCAAGACCTAATTTAGGGACTATAAACCACACACTATTAACTGTTGAACATTTAAGGAATAAAGGAATTAACGTTAGAGGAGTTATTATTAACTGTATAACTGATTTAAGTGAAGTTTTATATTATGAAAAAACCTTTGAAACAATAGAAAAAGTTGGGAACATTGAAATAATTGGGATTGTTAAAAGTAGGGAAGATTTTGAGATTGATTTTGAAAAGATTTTGAGGTGA
- the bioA gene encoding adenosylmethionine--8-amino-7-oxononanoate transaminase has protein sequence MNIDKNLLEKWDKEYIWHPYTQMKEYRESKNLIIERGEGNYLIDIYGNKYLDAVSSIWCNLFGHSRKEIIEAIKNQADKICHSTLLGCGNVPSILLAKKLVDITPKHLTKVFYSEDGAEAVEIAIKMAYQYYVLRGDKGRTKFISVKEGYHGDTVGAMSVGGSELFHGVFKPLLFKGYHANPPYCYRCKYHNFKDTDERNEKGCEMECLNEMISLIEKHAEEVFCVILEGGIMGSAGMIPYPDGYIEGVAKACKENDVIFILDEVATGFGRTGKMFFCDNEELKKLEKPDILCLGKGLTGGYLPLAATLTTDEIYNQFLGEFGESKQLYHGHTYTGNQLLCSAALATLEIFEKENVIENIQPKIKLFHKELRKLKELEHVGDVRGRGFMVGIELVKDKETKEPYPYGYKAGYRVAEKLLEKGIYMRPIGNVIILVPPLSITEKEIIYLCDALYEAIKEADL, from the coding sequence ATGAACATTGATAAAAATTTACTTGAAAAATGGGATAAAGAATATATTTGGCATCCATACACACAGATGAAAGAATATAGAGAATCAAAAAACTTGATTATTGAGAGAGGAGAGGGCAATTATTTAATTGACATTTATGGAAATAAGTATTTGGATGCTGTTTCATCTATATGGTGTAATCTATTTGGACATAGTAGAAAGGAGATAATTGAAGCAATAAAAAATCAAGCTGATAAAATCTGCCATTCAACACTTTTAGGCTGTGGAAACGTCCCATCAATTTTATTGGCAAAAAAATTGGTGGATATAACTCCAAAGCATTTAACAAAGGTATTTTACTCTGAAGATGGAGCAGAGGCAGTTGAAATAGCAATTAAAATGGCTTATCAATATTATGTTTTAAGAGGAGATAAGGGAAGAACTAAATTTATTTCAGTTAAAGAAGGCTATCATGGGGACACTGTTGGAGCAATGAGTGTTGGGGGGAGTGAATTATTCCATGGGGTTTTTAAGCCTTTATTGTTTAAAGGCTATCATGCAAATCCTCCTTACTGCTACAGATGCAAATACCACAACTTTAAAGATACTGATGAGAGAAATGAAAAAGGTTGTGAAATGGAATGTTTAAATGAGATGATTAGTTTAATTGAAAAACATGCTGAGGAAGTATTTTGTGTTATCCTTGAAGGAGGAATTATGGGTTCTGCTGGAATGATTCCATATCCAGATGGATATATTGAAGGAGTTGCAAAGGCATGTAAGGAGAATGATGTAATCTTTATCCTCGATGAGGTAGCTACTGGATTTGGAAGAACTGGGAAGATGTTTTTCTGTGATAATGAAGAGCTAAAAAAGTTGGAGAAGCCAGATATCCTTTGTCTTGGAAAGGGATTAACTGGAGGCTATTTGCCATTAGCGGCAACTCTAACAACTGATGAAATCTATAACCAATTCTTAGGAGAGTTTGGAGAGAGTAAGCAACTCTATCATGGTCATACATACACTGGAAACCAACTTCTATGCTCTGCTGCATTAGCAACATTAGAGATTTTTGAGAAGGAGAATGTGATAGAGAATATCCAACCAAAAATAAAGCTCTTCCATAAAGAATTAAGGAAATTAAAGGAACTTGAGCATGTTGGAGATGTTAGAGGAAGGGGTTTTATGGTCGGAATAGAGCTTGTAAAAGATAAAGAGACTAAAGAACCCTACCCTTACGGTTATAAAGCTGGCTACAGAGTTGCTGAAAAGCTGTTAGAAAAAGGTATCTACATGAGACCAATTGGTAATGTTATTATCTTAGTCCCACCATTGTCAATAACTGAGAAAGAGATTATTTATCTATGCGATGCGTTGTATGAAGCTATAAAGGAAGCTGACCTGTAA